Part of the Zingiber officinale cultivar Zhangliang chromosome 6A, Zo_v1.1, whole genome shotgun sequence genome, tactctttgaacttatcaaagcactcagacttgcggcgcatcaggtaaatgtatccatatcttgaataatcgtctataaaatagaaaaaatattcaaaatcacctctagcctggatagacataggaccacacaaatcagaatgaactaattctaacacttctttggctctataccccttggccttaaaaggtctcttggacattttaccttctaagcaggattcacatgttggaaagttttccaactctaatggacccaagagttcatcggctacaagcctttgaatcctacttaagttaatatgaccaagccttagatgccaaagatgcatttggttcatttccgaatgttcttttctcttattagagttagaaaatgtgttattaatttccatattttgctttgtgggagaaattagatttaaagtatataaattaccaaccaatgcaccagaacagataatcactttatttctctttataaccacattgttactaaaggaaactgaatatccatccaaatacagtttagaaactaaaattaaattctttctaaaactgggtacataaagacaatttcttaaaatcaattttctattcctatcaaaagataagtagatgtctcccactgcaacagccgccaccttagtagcattgcccatgtagacagtaatatctccttcagatagtcgtcgggtttcctggaaccccggcaaggaattgcagacatgatctgtggctcccgtatctacacaccaggtgctggtagataacaccgctaaacatgtttcaacaactagagcgtgagaaatacctttattgttctgattcctacgaggacagtccaccttccaatgccctgtctgcttgcagatgaagcacttacctttcggcttcttcattccagattTTTGTcttgtactctgaggtttattcaccttctttgctgaaaagacctgtttcttcttcttcttgcctttcgacttagaagtagaaccattttcagcatagtgaatctgagaactttgacgaaatataccttctgctgcctgtagttctgtcagaagttccgccaacgtatactctcttttgttcatgttatagttcagacggaactgctcaaaacttctgggtagcgtttggagaattatatcgacttgggtttccccatcgatttctcctccaagaacttgtatttcgttcagataggccatcaatttgaggatatgatcccttacgggtgttccctcagacatggtggtcgtcattaattttcttattgcctcttgcctagcggtCTGACTCTGGTGCCTAAAGAGTTCTttaagattgttcattatatcataagctgttggtaaatcttgatgctgatgttgcaatacatttgacattgatgccaaaatgtaacacagtgtcatctcatcagcttttacccatttcttatgatactcaatctcctctggggtagagtcatcgtcaggtgcatcagggcaagtctcagtcagtacaaacttatagctttcaacagtaaggacaatgtctaggtttcttttccaatctatgtagttgggttcagtaagtttgttctctttcagtataatggccagtgtgttgaaagtcatcctaagaatcacaaaaataactttggtcaagactctaaatttagaataatattgattcctcaaacaatactattttaaattaaccaacacctcaaaaacactgtgaattttgtatgccacgatagtgtggacgtatacaaattcaatatttgtaaaaggagggtgtaacccattaattttattatcttgtcaacctaactttttgacaaataaaattaatagttggttttcttcagtcacacaaataatagcagtgactccgatggagaggatactattagacgtgcctaagtgaataccattacttgacactaagtccattaataagattgtgccccttccgatggagaagatcacacgctcttaattaatttactatagtcatccaaaatggaagtttgatctagtgatccgcaaacaaactcatccgatatggaggaaggcactcagagccaacgcgcaagtttgtttgcatcacttacaaaccagtaatggagaccgtggaatttattaaaataaatccctctcccacttagttatttaaagtgaggaattttaaactattcttagcatacatcacatgcatacacacacatcacagtaaataaaagtaataaatatgaaaattattttccaactattatcactacaagaaaaacgtcattcaacaacactcaaacgacaacgattttataccaaactgttgtctttttgccttttaacaacggttttaacaaaaaccgttgtcttttagcaatttttttggcctacgacaacggtttttaaaaattgttgtctatttatgtttttttaagactacgacaacggtttttaaatgctacaacaacagtttttgaaaactgttgtctatgtgcgcttttttttgggattacgacaacagtttttaaaagccattgtctattaagtgatgttgaatactggtgttttttttccttcgccgttttttccccttcgccaatttttgccccgctttttttctttccctctctccGAAAGTTTTTTGCCGCCTCATTCCACCCTTTTATCTTCTcaatctgtccctcttttctcttttctcacaatctctcgctCACCGAAGCCGTGCAGGAGCAGCAGCAGTCCACGAGTCCATTAAGGACGCCCTCACCGGCAAGACCTCCGACATGAAATCCACTAACAGTAAGTgtcctctacttcttcctcctgcaTCTTCTCGTCGAAAACCCTAGATGCTCCACTGCCTTCCATCCTAGATGGGCCTCAGGTTCGCTTCTGCCATATGCGTCGCTGCCGCCTCAACTAAAAGGCCTCTCTATCATGCACTCTTCAACATGCGACTCAGTgatcaaacacaaaccctaatgaAAACGAACCTGCGATGGAGGAAGAGATCTCTGCTGCTCTTGGACAAACTTCTTCTCCGCGTACTCGCCACTTTCATTGACACCCTTCGCCTCCCCGCCTCCCTCATTTTCAAATCATTTGAGGGGTTTTGTTCCTTACATATTTTTTATGCTTGTTTCTGCCCAAATAGAGTCCTTTTTGTGACCTATTTCTGCGTAAATTTTTAGTCACAAAATCTTCAATTTTTTGACTGATTTCAGGTCAATTCTTAGGGCTTCCAGTCGTGAGATGTTGGTGTTCAAGCTTAGTAGAGTTTTGAATCTACTCATCCCTTTTTCAATGATTTCCAGCATCAATTTGGATTTTTCTGGTGAGTATAGCCTCCTGCTCTATTCCAGCTTTCGGTATATcaagtttaaagatttttaagagCTCGATTTCAACCTCTAGTGTGAAATTGCAGATGAGTTTTGTGAGGTATACAGGCTGCCAAAATGGGAATTTTACCTACTTCGATTTAAATATATTCACTGCAATGTTTTAGCTCATGATCAAAGTAAACTTAAAGGATTAATCCAGAGCCTATGGGAACTTTctgaattcattttatttaaggtattctttcctttaatggtcatccctttagttttctttgtatcagtaTATTGTTATGTTACATATCTTTTTTTTGTGGGAATACTGAAGCTAGTTACATGATTATCTGTCATaattgcaaataaaactaaatttttatgtttGGGGTGTTTTCTATTGTCAGTCTTATTATTGGGGtactttttgaattatttttagagtTCAACCATGTGGAAGGAAAATGCATTTGGTAAATATATATACAACACGACAGAATATGTTGCTTGTTCTTGTGttggatttattattaattatgtttttttttcatggTGTTAAAATATATTCTAGTTTGCATTTTACTGCTTCACATCaacatatatatctatatatattgacttaaattttcttgcagcaTCATTCTATCAGAAGACTGAAGCAAGGCAATCTCGCTCTCCTTCTGCCATTGTCATTGGTGGTGGATTTGCAGGGATTGCAGCTGCTCATGTACTGAAAAATGCATCTTTTCAGGTGTTATGTCGATATAAATTAACAGTTTTTTCAGTTGCCTTTACATATTAGATTCTAAGTTCTGATATGAATGGAGTGTGTGAAGTGGCTGGGTAAATTTGTATCACAtggaagtttattttttattccttAGGTTGTGCTTTTAGAATCTCGGGATAGAATTGGTGGTCGAGTTCACACTAACTACTCATTTGGTTTTCCTGTTGACATGGGAGCAGCCTGGTATGCTTCtttttttgtgtttttgttttcattCCTTCTGAAGAGGATTGTGGCCAGCCTTCAAAATTTCAGTGACTAGAAGTTTTAATTTGGACACTTCAGGTTGCATGGTGTCTGCAACGAGAATCCATTGGCATCTTGGATTGGAAGACTTGGTCTACCAATTTATCGAACTTCTGGTGACAATTCTGTCTTGTATGATCATGACTTGGAGAGGTAATAGTTAACTGAATAACTAACAGATATCACTGATCATGGAGACTATAATCTTATGGAGACAAATTTACTTCTATTTTTCAGCTACGCACTCTTTGATGGTGATGGACATCAAGTGCCTCAAGATCTAGTGGAAAAAGTTGGTAAGGTGTTTGAAACCATTCTGGAAGAGGCAAGTTCTTTATTAACCTTATATCTGCAGTGCtgataacttggaaatatttctcTTGTGAAATGACTGTTCAACGTTTACAGGCTAACAAACTCAGGTATGAAACAAATGAAGACATGTCAATAGCACAGGCTATTAAGCTAGTCATGGAGAGGCATTCAATATGATGCATTATTAATGAATTAAGTCAACTTTAtgagatttcagatttttttattattcataggcatttagtttagatcaagtgacatttctttatcttcttcttacaggtggagtttgaaggattaggagaattaagaagcaaggatgaagaagatgaaggattaggagaattaagaagcaaggatgaagaagatgaaggcatttagtttatcttctttctttatctacttggtccacttcgatccaagtacgatgcaaacatggcaaggatgaagaagatgaaggattaggagaattaagaagcagtgttttgttacgcttctagtgttgtacatggtaaaagtagttcaaatgatccaactcttcaaaactggatatcaagattaggatgttgtgttactcttctaggattaggatgttgtgttgttctacctttgttttaatagtgtcgttGTCATTTTGTTGGCTTCTTTTGAAATTTCTTTGgaatgttgtaaatattattttcgaatgttagaaaattatatgttaaattttatttacaaatttagtattttgaatgatttataatactagaaaattgtataataaattttaatattttttttttattttttatcaaaaaaggacaacggtttttcactgttgtcgtaaatagtttaaaactgttgttgaagaccctgttattaaaggtagacgctcaaagacaacggtgaaaaactgttgtctttgaaggaaaagacaacagtttttcaccgttgtaaaaactgttgtctttgagtaccccctttaacaacacagcctttaacaacagtccgaaaggggctacgacaacggtgaaaaaccgttgttgtaaggcttttttcttgtagtgtatggcctttttctgttactatcctccatgtgcaccaaccctaactgctgctatctttagccaccgccatcgggtcgagtcgtcgcattcatcttgcttcttattccgatATGCCTCTGGTGCtgcaaaagtaccacgcctcgcaagaatccgatccgcgacaaaaatagaattttacatatatcgatcctatattccacgagggaatgtatatgtaatctagatcgaaaataaaattctaaaatcctagggctaatacagctcctgctgtattagttacatacaatcatgcacacacaaaatattgcccttgacatgtccaaggatccaatcaTACACAACATCAATATGCCATAAtaattggagcctgcaaccaaagagttagcacatcctactattatcctac contains:
- the LOC121994182 gene encoding polyamine oxidase 3-like; protein product: MGAAWLHGVCNENPLASWIGRLGLPIYRTSGDNSVLYDHDLESYALFDGDGHQVPQDLVEKVGKVFETILEEANKLRWSLKD